In one Sander lucioperca isolate FBNREF2018 chromosome 7, SLUC_FBN_1.2, whole genome shotgun sequence genomic region, the following are encoded:
- the dusp6 gene encoding dual specificity protein phosphatase 6, which produces MLDKLKPVIQLDSVMAISKTVGWLREQLETRRDGLLVMDCRAQELYESSHVEAAINVAIPSLMLRRLKKGNLPVRSLLSDGEDREKFVRRCKTDTIVLYDEYSREWNENVDGGSVLGLLLRRMKDEGYKAYYLEGGFSKFQAEYPALCETNLDGSSNTGSPTAQVLGLGGLRISSDSSDIESDIDPCSATDSDGSPLSNPQPCFPVEILPHLYLGCAKDSTNLDVLEEYGIKYILNVTPNLPNLFENAGEFKYKQIPISDHWSQNLSQFFPEAISFIDEARGQKCGVLVHCLAGISRSVTVTVAYLMQKLNLSMNDAYDIVKMKKSNISPNFNFMGQLLDFERTLGLKRPCDNRIAPPTQQLYFTTPTNHNVFQLDALEST; this is translated from the exons ATGCTCGACAAGCTCAAGCCCGTCATCCAGCTCGACTCGGTAATGGCGATTAGCAAGACGGTGGGCTGGCTCCGGGAGCAGCTGGAGACGCGCAGGGACGGCCTGCTTGTGATGGACTGCCGGGCCCAGGAGCTCTACGAGTCTTCGCACGTCGAGGCGGCCATCAACGTGGCCATACCGTCCCTGATGCTCCGCAGGCTCAAGAAGGGCAACCTGCCCGTGCGGTCGCTGCTCTCCGACGGGGAGGACCGGGAGAAGTTCGTGCGGCGGTGCAAGACGGACACCATCGTGCTGTACGACGAGTACAGCCGGGAGTGGAACGAGAACGTGGACGGGGGCTCGGTGTTGGGTTTACTGCTGAGGAGGATGAAGGACGAAGGCTACAAGGCCTATTATCTGGAGG GTGGCTTCAGTAAATTCCAGGCCGAGTATCCAGCTCTGTGCGAAACCAACCTGGACGGCTCCTCCAACACCGGCTCCCCCACCGCCCAGGTGCTGGGCCTCGGCGGGCTGCGGATCAGCTCCGACTCGTCGGACATCGAGTCCGACATTGACCCGTGCAGCGCCACAGACTCGGACGGCAGCCCGCTGTCCAACCCACAGCCCTGCTTCCCGGTGGAGATCCTGCCGCACCTGTACCTGGGCTGCGCCAAGGACTCCACCAACCTGGACGTGCTGGAGGAGTACGGCATCAAGTACATCCTCAACGTGACTCCCAACCTGCCCAACCTCTTCGAGAACGCAGGGGAGTTTAAGTACAAGCAGATCCCCATCTCGGATCACTGGAGCCAGAATCTCTCCCAGTTCTTCCCCGAGGCCATCAGCTTCATTG ATGAAGCTCGAGGCCAGAAATGCGGCGTCTTGGTCCACTGCCTGGCCGGCATCAGTCGCTCGGTGACAGTTACGGTGGCCTACCTGATGCAGAAGCTCAACCTGTCCATGAACGACGCCTACGACATCGTCAAGATGAAAAAGTCCAACATCTCACCCAACTTCAACTTCATGGGCCAGCTCCTGGACTTTGAGCGCACCCTGGGCCTGAAGCGCCCGTGCGACAACCGCATAGCACCGCCGACCCAGCAGCTCTACttcaccaccccgaccaaccacAACGTCTTCCAGTTGGACGCCCTGGAGTCCACGTGA